In Microbacterium sp. AB, a single genomic region encodes these proteins:
- a CDS encoding ABC transporter permease, with product MISYLAWRVSAGVLVVLAVTTTCFVALHLSGDPVLMLVPAGAPPEVIENTRRALGFDRPFLVQFGTFVAQAFTGRFPDSIVTGGPALELVLSRVPATVDLAIAATVLGLVVGLLLGYLAGSVRNPVVRGAATAVTSLLQATPSFFIAVVAVLVVAVNLRLLPTGGAGTPAQLILPSTVLALSIAPSIARVFRGTLVEVRREDYVFALRTRGVRESRVLARHILPNSALPLVTVLGMEFGSLLGGTVIVEQIFSWPGVGRLIVDSIFQRDFPVVLAGVVFLSAALAVLNIVVDLVYVAIDPRVRLSGGAR from the coding sequence ATGATCTCGTATCTCGCCTGGCGCGTCTCGGCGGGCGTGCTCGTCGTGCTCGCCGTGACGACGACGTGCTTCGTCGCGCTGCACCTCTCGGGCGACCCCGTGCTCATGCTCGTGCCCGCGGGGGCGCCGCCGGAGGTCATCGAGAACACCCGGCGTGCGCTCGGCTTCGACCGGCCGTTCCTCGTGCAGTTCGGGACGTTCGTCGCGCAGGCCTTCACGGGCCGCTTCCCCGACAGCATCGTCACGGGCGGGCCCGCGCTCGAGCTCGTGCTGTCGCGCGTGCCCGCGACGGTCGACCTCGCGATCGCGGCGACGGTGCTCGGCCTCGTCGTCGGCCTGCTGCTCGGCTACCTGGCGGGCAGCGTCCGCAACCCCGTCGTGCGCGGCGCCGCGACGGCGGTGACGTCGCTCCTCCAGGCGACGCCGAGCTTCTTCATCGCCGTCGTCGCGGTGCTCGTCGTCGCCGTGAACCTGCGCCTGCTCCCGACGGGCGGGGCGGGCACCCCGGCTCAGCTCATCCTGCCGAGCACCGTGCTCGCCCTGTCGATCGCGCCGAGCATCGCCCGGGTGTTCCGCGGCACGCTCGTGGAGGTGCGACGGGAGGACTACGTCTTCGCACTGCGCACGCGCGGCGTGCGGGAGTCCCGCGTGCTCGCGCGCCACATCCTGCCGAACTCGGCGCTGCCGCTCGTCACCGTGCTCGGGATGGAGTTCGGCTCGCTCCTCGGCGGCACCGTCATCGTGGAGCAGATCTTCTCGTGGCCCGGCGTCGGCCGGCTCATCGTCGACTCGATCTTCCAGCGGGACTTCCCCGTCGTGCTCGCGGGCGTGGTGTTCCTCAGCGCGGCGCTCGCCGTGCTCAACATCGTCGTGGACCTCGTCTACGTCGCGATCGACCCGCGCGTCCGGCTTTCGGGAGGGGCGCGATGA